One genomic region from Epinephelus fuscoguttatus linkage group LG6, E.fuscoguttatus.final_Chr_v1 encodes:
- the LOC125889720 gene encoding uncharacterized protein C22orf15 has protein sequence MFVTILLGDDRMEMLNPNCRLINFIHHLKERCGLDRKECVELMDSSSRVMNLEGKQQSVALASSVLVERQNYVLLRVCRDSDTGGRKYVSLLNNFSQSHPELAELLRKLNNPEQERDREIRGGRTQRKSPASQSGSKNISANNKRRQIK, from the exons ATGTTTGTCACGATCCTGCTCGGAG ACGACAGGATGGAAATGCTCAATCCCAACTGCAGGCTGATAAACTTCATCCATCATTTAAAGGAGCGGTGTGGTCTTGATCGCAAAG AGTGTGTGGAGTTGATGGACAGTAGCAGTAGAGTGATGAACCTGGAGGGGAAGCAGCAAAGTGTGGCTCTGGCCAGCAGCGTGCTGGTAGAAAGACAAAACTACGTCCTCCTACGAGTATGCC GAGACAGTGATACTGGAGGTCGGAAATATGTGTCTCTCCTAAACAACTTCAGCCAGAGTCATCCTGAGTTAGCAG AGCTGCTGAGGAAACTGAATAACCCAGAGCAAGAGCGAGACAGAGAGATCAGAGGAGGACGGACACAGAGGAAGAGTCCTGCCAGCCAAAGCGGGAGCAAAAACATCTCTGCAAATAACAAGAGACGCCAAATCAAGTAG
- the adora2aa gene encoding adenosine A2a receptor a yields MPEDPIASSFYIVLELLIALLSVLGNVLVCWAVCLNTNLQSITNFFVVSLAIADIAVGVLAIPFAIVISIGFCSNFYGCLFLACFVLVLTQSSIFSLLAIAIDRYIAIKLPLRYNSLVTGERARGIIAICWVLSIIIGLTPMMGWHKLPINNHTLCSPGLMKCLFEEVVVMEYMVYFNFFACVLIPLLMMLAIYLCIFMAARRQLKLIEVKAVHGEKSRSTLQKEVQAAKSLAIIVGLFAVCWLPLHIINCFTLFCPLCDRPPAWIMYVAIILSHANSVVNPFIYAYRIKEFRKTFRRIIRRHILGRHELLETGSSMRNSTHNSFSDSIRLKANGLSSDLFPEHSTSSSSCESSYRCSTNISPVGSSLVAVSRPPLSVIIAHCPKMGPCPLQILRQSHIGHHLQYAEQQHDCVGPEVVEDKDKENLCKQNTKSCFSELAKVC; encoded by the exons ATGCCAGAAGACCCCATTGCCTCCTCCTTCTACATCGTCCTGGAACTGCTGATTGCTTTGCTCTCCGTGCTGGGCAATGTACTGGTCTGCTGGGCCGTGTGCCTCAACACAAACCTGCAGAGCATCACCAACTTCTTTGTGGTGTCACTTGCAATTGCTGACATCGCTGTGGGTGTCCTGGCCATTCCCTTCGCCATCGTCATCAGCATTGGATTCTGCTCCAACTTCTATGGGTGCCTGTTCCTTGCCTGCTTCGTGCTGGTTCTGACACAGAGCTCCATCTTCAGCCTGCTGGCCATCGCTATAGACCGCTACATAGCAATCAAGTTACCGCTCAG GTACAACAGCTTGGTGACAGGCGAGCGGGCACGAGGCATCATCGCCATCTGCTGGGTTTTATCCATCATCATCGGTCTGACCCCCATGATGGGCTGGCACAAGCTGCCCATAAACAACCACACCCTCTGCTCGCCTGGCCTGATGAAGTGCCTGTTTGAGGAGGTGGTGGTCATGGAGTATATGGTCTACTTCAACTTCTTTGCCTGTGTACTAATTCCCCTGCTGATGATGCTGGCCATCTACCTGTGTATCTTCATGGCCGCTCGCCGCCAGCTCAAGCTGATCGAGGTGAAGGCGGTTCATGGAGAGAAGTCGCGCTCCACATTGCAGAAAGAGGTCCAGGCTGCCAAGTCTCTGGCCATCATTGTCGGGCTGTTTGCAGTCTGCTGGCTGCCTCTACACATTATCAACTGCTTCACCctcttctgtcctctgtgtgaTCGTCCTCCGGCCTGGATCATGTACGTGGCCATTATTCTTTCCCACGCCAACTCGGTGGTCAATCCCTTCATCTACGCCTACCGCATCAAAGAGTTCAGAAAAACCTTCCGTAGGATAATCCGGCGCCACATCCTGGGCCGGCATGAGCTGTTAGAGACTGGTAGCAGCATGCGCAACTCCACTCACAACAGTTTTTCTGACTCTATCAGACTCAAGGCAAACGGCCTCAGCAGTGACCTTTTCCCTGAacacagcaccagcagcagTAGTTGTGAAAGCTCCTACCGCTGCTCCACTAACATCTCTCCTGTGGGGAGCAGTCTGGTGGCAGTATCCCGCCCCCCTCTGTCAGTCATTATCGCCCACTGTCCTAAGATGGGCCCTTGTCCACTGCAAATCCTCAGACAGTCTCATATAGGACATCATCTACAGTATGCGGAGCAGCAGCATGACTGCGTTGGACCAGAAGTGGTGGAGGATAAGGACAAAGAGAACCTCTGCAAGCAGAACACAAAGAGTTGCTTCAGTGAGCTGGCAAAGGTGTGCTGA